One genomic region from Methanocaldococcus fervens AG86 encodes:
- a CDS encoding HTH domain-containing protein, whose translation MKIEEEIKNIIERKDYDFWKFLKKAYEHNVKLDIGHFILLNILIGVNDLYNKLSTKFGEEEARKILEKNKIFAKNSDFISGEFLKDYIDRKSRVAVHNRIKDLKTLGFKIESKSGPFGGYKIVGYPKWFLEDEE comes from the coding sequence ATGAAAATAGAAGAGGAGATAAAAAATATAATAGAAAGGAAAGATTATGATTTCTGGAAATTTTTAAAAAAGGCTTATGAACATAATGTAAAATTGGATATTGGACACTTTATTCTTTTGAATATTCTTATTGGTGTTAATGATTTATACAATAAACTATCTACGAAGTTCGGAGAAGAAGAAGCAAGAAAAATATTGGAAAAAAATAAAATATTTGCCAAAAACTCTGATTTTATATCTGGAGAGTTTCTAAAAGATTACATTGATAGGAAGAGTAGAGTGGCTGTTCATAATAGGATAAAAGATTTAAAAACTCTTGGATTCAAAATAGAAAGCAAATCAGGACCATTTGGGGGTTATAAAATAGTTGGATATCCAAAATGGTTTTTAGAAGATGAAGAATAA
- a CDS encoding 30S ribosomal protein S15: MARMHARKRGRSGSKRPVRKEVPEWVQYTPEQVEELVVELAKKGYQSAQIGLILRDTYGIPDVKLITGKKISKIMKEHGLYPKVPEDLLNLMRRAVNLRKHLEQHPKDLHSKRGLQLIESKIRRLVKYYKSRGVLPSDWRYTPETARLLVEQA, from the coding sequence ATGGCAAGAATGCACGCAAGAAAAAGAGGTCGCTCCGGTTCAAAGAGACCCGTCAGGAAAGAAGTTCCTGAATGGGTCCAATACACACCGGAGCAAGTAGAGGAGTTAGTAGTAGAGTTAGCTAAGAAAGGTTACCAGTCAGCACAGATTGGTTTAATATTAAGAGATACTTACGGAATTCCAGATGTCAAATTAATTACTGGTAAAAAAATCAGCAAAATAATGAAAGAACATGGCTTGTACCCAAAAGTTCCAGAAGATTTATTGAACTTAATGAGAAGAGCTGTTAATTTAAGAAAACACTTAGAACAGCATCCAAAAGACTTACATTCAAAAAGAGGTTTACAGTTAATTGAATCAAAGATTAGAAGATTGGTTAAATACTACAAGTCAAGAGGAGTCTTACCATCAGATTGGAGATACACACCAGAAACAGCAAGATTATTGGTCGAGCAAGCATAA
- a CDS encoding ABC transporter ATP-binding protein — MLLKIEDLHVHRGNREILKGVNLEVNENEIHAIIGPNGAGKSTLAYTLMGVSGYKPTKGRIIFKGVDITDKSITERARMGMTLAWQEPARFEGIKVKNYLMLGMNEKYRKDKETAEEKIREALKLVNLDPDKYLDRYVDETLSGGERKRIELASIVCMEPDLAILDEPDSGIDIVSFDEIKRVFDYLKERGCSLLVVTHREELAEHADRASLICAGEVVKSGDPREVGEFYKKKCGKCYKKVPEEME; from the coding sequence ATGTTATTGAAAATAGAGGATTTGCATGTTCATAGGGGGAACAGAGAGATTTTAAAAGGCGTAAATTTAGAGGTAAATGAAAATGAGATTCATGCCATCATAGGGCCAAATGGAGCGGGAAAATCAACTTTAGCTTATACATTAATGGGAGTTTCAGGATATAAGCCAACTAAGGGTAGGATAATATTTAAAGGTGTAGACATAACAGATAAAAGCATCACTGAGAGAGCGAGAATGGGAATGACTTTGGCTTGGCAGGAACCTGCAAGATTTGAAGGAATTAAAGTTAAAAACTATTTAATGCTTGGGATGAATGAAAAATATAGAAAAGATAAGGAAACGGCAGAGGAAAAGATTAGGGAAGCTTTAAAATTGGTAAATTTAGACCCAGATAAGTACTTGGATAGGTATGTTGATGAAACACTAAGTGGAGGAGAGAGAAAGAGGATAGAGTTGGCTTCAATTGTATGTATGGAGCCAGATTTGGCAATATTGGATGAGCCAGATAGCGGGATAGATATTGTGTCATTTGATGAGATTAAGAGAGTTTTTGACTATTTAAAAGAAAGAGGATGTTCTTTATTGGTTGTTACACATAGAGAGGAGTTAGCTGAACATGCTGATAGAGCCTCTTTAATCTGTGCTGGAGAGGTCGTAAAGAGTGGGGATCCAAGAGAAGTTGGAGAGTTCTACAAGAAAAAATGTGGAAAATGCTATAAAAAAGTCCCTGAAGAAATGGAATAA